One window of Terriglobales bacterium genomic DNA carries:
- a CDS encoding CTP synthase, whose amino-acid sequence QVIPHVTNEIKNAMRKVAGTADVTIVEIGGTVGDIESLPFLEAIRQMRQELGRENTLFVHVTLVPFIAAAGELKTKPTQHSVKELLSIGIQPDILLCRTDRYLAPEMKSKIALFCNVEEPAVITAKDVASIYEVPLVFARENVDTLALKYLHLQTRERDLAKWEELVHRVYNPKDEVSIAIVGKYVEYEDSYKSLKEALTHGALAFNLKLNATWVEAEGLETKDPADRSYESQLEGYDGILVPGGFGKRGIAGMLNGIRYAREKKVPYFGICLGMQTACIEYARNVCGLEGADSSEFDPTPVHRIIYKLRELRGIDELGGTMRLGAWTCKLEPGSQAHKAYGALEISERHRHRYEFNREYEQLLTGAGLRITGSTPDGTYVEIVEIPDHPYFLGCQFHPEFKSKPLEPHPLFQAFLGASYQNRLRQRTRKETAEVELFHRPEKVGKR is encoded by the coding sequence ACAGGTCATCCCTCACGTCACCAACGAAATCAAGAACGCCATGCGCAAGGTCGCGGGCACAGCCGACGTCACCATCGTCGAAATTGGCGGCACTGTCGGCGACATCGAATCACTCCCGTTTCTTGAAGCCATCCGCCAGATGCGCCAGGAACTGGGCCGCGAGAACACGCTCTTCGTGCACGTCACCCTGGTGCCCTTCATCGCTGCCGCCGGCGAACTCAAGACCAAGCCCACGCAGCATTCGGTGAAGGAATTGCTTTCCATCGGGATCCAGCCCGACATCCTGCTCTGCCGCACCGACCGCTACCTCGCGCCCGAGATGAAGTCCAAGATCGCGCTCTTCTGCAACGTGGAGGAGCCGGCGGTGATCACCGCCAAGGACGTGGCCTCCATCTACGAGGTGCCGCTGGTCTTCGCGCGCGAGAACGTGGACACCCTGGCGCTCAAGTACCTGCACCTGCAGACCCGCGAGCGCGACCTCGCGAAGTGGGAAGAGCTCGTGCACCGCGTCTACAACCCCAAGGACGAGGTCTCCATCGCCATCGTGGGCAAGTACGTGGAGTACGAGGACTCCTACAAGTCGCTGAAAGAGGCGCTCACCCACGGCGCGCTGGCCTTCAACCTGAAGCTCAACGCCACCTGGGTGGAGGCCGAGGGCCTGGAGACCAAGGACCCCGCCGACCGCAGCTACGAATCGCAGCTCGAGGGCTACGACGGCATCCTGGTGCCCGGAGGCTTCGGCAAGCGCGGCATCGCCGGCATGCTCAACGGAATCCGCTACGCGCGCGAAAAGAAGGTGCCCTACTTCGGCATCTGCTTGGGGATGCAGACGGCGTGCATCGAGTACGCGCGCAACGTGTGCGGGCTGGAGGGCGCGGACTCCAGCGAGTTCGATCCCACGCCGGTGCACCGCATCATCTACAAGCTGCGCGAACTGCGCGGCATCGACGAGTTGGGCGGCACGATGCGCCTGGGCGCCTGGACCTGCAAGCTCGAGCCCGGCTCGCAGGCCCACAAGGCCTACGGCGCGCTGGAGATCAGCGAACGCCATCGCCACCGCTACGAGTTCAACCGCGAGTACGAGCAGTTGCTGACCGGCGCCGGCCTGCGCATCACCGGCTCCACTCCCGACGGCACCTACGTGGAGATCGTCGAGATCCCCGACCATCCTTACTTCCTGGGCTGCCAGTTCCATCCCGAGTTCAAGTCCAAGCCCCTGGAGCCGCACCCGCTCTTCCAGGCCTTCCTCGGGGCCTCGTACCAGAACCGGCTGCGCCAGCGCACGCGCAAGGAAACGGCGGAGGTCGAGCTCTTCCACCGGCCGGAGAAGGTCGGAAAAAGATAA
- a CDS encoding biotin/lipoyl-containing protein, translating to MPFWYFVRVPELDPTVQHQSGTVDVVRYLLNEGDQVSPGTPLALVENYWALLRIAATGPGYVSKTFFRPGMTVKVGDPIAIVNADGEDLPYDKPSATIEVVERKRAKSNK from the coding sequence ATGCCTTTCTGGTATTTCGTCCGGGTACCTGAACTGGACCCAACCGTGCAGCATCAGTCGGGAACCGTGGACGTGGTTCGCTATCTGCTGAACGAAGGCGATCAAGTCAGCCCTGGCACACCGCTGGCTCTGGTGGAGAACTATTGGGCGTTGCTTCGCATCGCGGCAACCGGTCCGGGGTACGTTTCCAAGACGTTCTTTCGTCCCGGGATGACGGTCAAGGTTGGCGACCCAATCGCGATTGTTAACGCAGACGGCGAAGACTTGCCATATGACAAGCCGTCAGCGACCATTGAGGTCGTTGAACGCAAGCGGGCAAAGAGCAACAAATAG
- the kdsA gene encoding 3-deoxy-8-phosphooctulonate synthase, with the protein MATSFKVGEVHIGDGSLFLIAGPCVIESEEHAVKMAECIAGVAKALRLPYIFKASYDKANRTALESYRGPGVERGLRVLERVKRAVKVPVLTDVHEAVDVQRVAEVADVLQIPAFLCRQTDLIVAAAKSGCAVNIKKGQFVSPWDMRHAVQKAHASGNKRVFVTERGSSFGYNNLVVDMRSLVIMREFAPVVFDATHSVQLPSAGTDGKAVSGGQPEFIPVLSRAAVAAGVDGVFLEVHDNPKQAKSDGANALDLKHLRAVLQQLLAVHKAVRAS; encoded by the coding sequence CTGGCGACCAGCTTCAAAGTCGGCGAGGTGCACATCGGGGACGGCTCGCTGTTCCTGATCGCGGGCCCCTGCGTCATCGAGAGCGAAGAGCACGCGGTCAAGATGGCGGAGTGTATCGCCGGCGTGGCCAAGGCGCTGCGCCTGCCCTACATCTTCAAAGCCAGCTACGACAAGGCCAACCGCACCGCGCTCGAGAGCTACCGCGGCCCGGGGGTGGAGCGCGGCCTGCGCGTGCTGGAGCGGGTGAAGCGCGCGGTCAAGGTGCCGGTGCTCACCGACGTCCACGAAGCCGTGGACGTGCAGCGCGTGGCCGAGGTTGCCGACGTGCTCCAGATCCCCGCCTTCCTCTGCCGCCAGACCGACCTGATCGTGGCCGCTGCCAAGAGCGGCTGCGCCGTGAACATCAAGAAGGGCCAGTTCGTTTCGCCCTGGGACATGCGGCACGCGGTCCAGAAGGCGCACGCCTCGGGCAACAAGCGCGTCTTCGTCACCGAGCGCGGCTCGTCGTTCGGCTACAACAACCTGGTGGTGGACATGCGCTCGCTGGTCATCATGCGGGAGTTCGCGCCCGTGGTCTTCGACGCCACCCACTCGGTGCAACTGCCTTCGGCGGGGACGGACGGCAAGGCGGTCTCGGGCGGCCAGCCGGAGTTCATCCCCGTGCTCTCGCGGGCGGCGGTGGCGGCGGGCGTGGACGGCGTCTTCCTGGAAGTCCACGACAACCCCAAGCAGGCCAAGTCCGATGGCGCCAACGCCCTCGACCTCAAGCACCTGCGCGCGGTGCTGCAGCAGTTGCTGGCCGTGCACAAGGCGGTGCGGGCTTCTTGA
- a CDS encoding thioredoxin family protein: MLALPIFLACAGAQSKPAGAGSATAPSSSAPTFEPLGGWERALRAGDSDALRANFSSDPPVRLLDLKEKPFSLDEELAFWQARRAEGFKIVSVDVLDAGKVPKLPDYFREVTFVVVLQAPGSPPSPRYVDAAQIWNTATSPPQIVLMVRSGLLPLQQPRRLDPDLYPANADAKADIAAAVARAGHEHKRVLLVFGGNWCYDCDVLDLAFHRPDIEPLLTATFVVVNVDIGQVDKNLDLVKQYEIVLDKGVPALAVLESDGRLLYSQKEGEFESARSLTPEEIIAFLNRWKAK; encoded by the coding sequence ATGCTGGCGCTGCCCATCTTTCTGGCCTGCGCGGGCGCGCAGTCCAAGCCGGCTGGGGCTGGCTCCGCGACCGCGCCTTCCTCGTCGGCGCCGACTTTCGAGCCCCTGGGAGGGTGGGAGCGGGCGCTGCGGGCGGGCGACAGCGACGCCCTCAGGGCGAATTTCTCCTCGGATCCGCCGGTACGTCTCTTGGACCTGAAAGAAAAGCCCTTCAGTCTCGATGAAGAGCTTGCCTTCTGGCAGGCGCGGAGGGCAGAGGGTTTCAAAATCGTCAGCGTCGATGTGTTGGACGCCGGAAAAGTTCCTAAGCTGCCTGACTACTTCCGCGAGGTGACCTTCGTGGTTGTGCTGCAGGCCCCGGGGTCTCCGCCAAGTCCCAGGTACGTCGATGCCGCCCAGATCTGGAACACGGCCACCAGCCCGCCACAGATCGTGCTGATGGTACGCAGCGGCTTACTGCCCCTGCAGCAGCCCAGGCGACTCGACCCGGACCTTTACCCTGCTAACGCCGATGCCAAAGCCGACATCGCTGCAGCGGTGGCCCGCGCGGGCCACGAGCACAAGCGCGTCCTACTCGTCTTCGGCGGCAACTGGTGTTACGACTGCGATGTCCTGGACTTGGCGTTCCACCGGCCCGACATCGAACCGCTGCTGACCGCCACCTTCGTGGTCGTCAACGTGGACATCGGACAAGTCGACAAGAACCTGGACCTGGTAAAGCAGTACGAGATCGTGCTGGACAAGGGGGTGCCAGCGCTGGCGGTGCTGGAGAGCGACGGCAGACTGCTCTACAGCCAGAAGGAGGGCGAGTTCGAGTCTGCACGCTCCCTCACCCCCGAAGAGATCATCGCCTTCCTGAATCGTTGGAAAGCAAAATAG
- a CDS encoding KpsF/GutQ family sugar-phosphate isomerase yields MRRTGENVVRIEMEALRELAERLAGPMGPAFERALEMLFACSGRVVVTGMGKSGLVARKVAATLASTGTPSLFLHPAEAVHGDLGMVVRGDTVLALSFSGETEELLTLLATLKRLEAKLIVITGNVKSTLAQAADVALDCSVAKEACSLGLAPTASTTAMLALGDALAVALAEKRGFKEEDFANLHPGGKLGKKLARVSALMHTGEAVPRVTPKAKMPEVIYEMSKKGLGVTAVVEDGGRLLGIISDGDLRRLLQKRGKEVLDLTAGECMTRAPKTIRGEEFAATALGVMEQKKITSLAVVDGEGRLEGIVHLHDLWGTEMV; encoded by the coding sequence ATGCGGCGGACCGGCGAAAACGTGGTGCGCATCGAGATGGAGGCCCTGCGCGAGCTGGCCGAGCGCCTGGCGGGGCCCATGGGCCCGGCCTTCGAGCGCGCCCTGGAGATGCTCTTCGCCTGCTCCGGGCGCGTGGTGGTCACCGGCATGGGCAAGAGCGGGCTGGTGGCGCGCAAAGTCGCGGCCACCCTCGCCTCCACCGGCACGCCCTCGCTCTTCCTGCATCCCGCCGAAGCCGTGCACGGCGACCTGGGCATGGTGGTGCGCGGCGACACCGTGCTGGCGCTCTCCTTCAGCGGCGAGACCGAGGAACTGCTCACCCTGCTGGCCACGCTGAAGCGTCTGGAGGCGAAGCTGATCGTCATCACGGGCAACGTCAAATCCACGCTGGCGCAGGCCGCCGACGTCGCTCTGGATTGCTCGGTCGCCAAGGAAGCCTGCTCGCTGGGCCTGGCGCCCACCGCCTCGACCACCGCCATGCTGGCGCTGGGCGACGCCCTGGCGGTTGCGCTCGCCGAGAAGCGCGGCTTCAAGGAAGAAGACTTCGCCAACCTGCATCCCGGGGGCAAGCTGGGCAAGAAGCTGGCGCGGGTCTCGGCGCTGATGCACACCGGCGAGGCCGTGCCCCGGGTCACGCCGAAGGCGAAAATGCCCGAGGTGATCTACGAGATGTCGAAGAAGGGCCTGGGGGTGACCGCGGTGGTGGAGGACGGCGGGCGGCTGCTGGGCATCATCTCCGACGGCGACCTCAGGCGGCTGCTGCAAAAGCGCGGCAAGGAGGTCCTCGACCTGACCGCCGGCGAGTGCATGACGCGCGCGCCCAAGACCATCCGCGGCGAGGAGTTCGCCGCCACTGCCCTGGGCGTCATGGAGCAGAAGAAGATCACCTCGCTGGCGGTGGTGGACGGCGAGGGCCGGCTCGAAGGCATCGTTCACCTGCACGATCTGTGGGGGACGGAGATGGTGTGA
- a CDS encoding proline--tRNA ligase, translated as MHRWSQRFIPTLREAPADAEVPSHKFLVRAGYVRQLAAGIYSYLFLGWRSLNKIAGIVRQEMDKIGQEFYLPALNPREVWEASGRWQQMGETMFRLKDRKGADLCLGMTHEEVMTEIARKELRSYKQLPQIWYQIQTKFRDEARPKSGLLRVRQFIMKDSYSFDLDEKGLDASYLKHYDAYSRIFDRSGLQYVVVEAHSGAMGGSQSHEFMVMTDAGEDLVASCAACRYAANLEKAASRLDPVQELAPTSDGKPELVSTPGKRTIEEVSKFLGVSPKNKIKTLALVATEEEPGKKQPKQRNVIVLLRGDHALNEAKLQTALGGMPFRPMQPEEIEQVFGAAAGFIGPVGLAAYQVDARTTPTQQILLDALPLILADEALKGRQNLITGANKTDHHLRNVTPGRDFGVSQWADLRSVAAGEPCPKCGEPLRVAKAVEIGHIFKLGYRYSQSMGAVVLDQDGKEVTPIMGSYGIGLERILTAAVEQNHDAEGFWLPRSIAPFDVVVTPTNLGDAAVLQAAVQVAGTLERAGYDVLLDDRDERPGVKFKDADLVGIPFRVTVGKKVVEGKVEVLRRSTRESQDASISEIAGVFHKLLQAAG; from the coding sequence ATGCATCGCTGGTCACAACGGTTCATTCCGACGCTGCGCGAGGCCCCGGCCGACGCCGAGGTCCCCAGCCACAAGTTCCTGGTGCGGGCCGGCTACGTGCGCCAGCTCGCCGCCGGCATCTACTCCTACCTTTTCCTGGGGTGGCGCTCGCTCAACAAGATCGCCGGCATCGTGCGCCAGGAGATGGACAAGATCGGGCAGGAATTCTACCTGCCGGCGCTGAACCCGCGCGAGGTCTGGGAGGCCAGCGGGCGCTGGCAGCAGATGGGCGAGACCATGTTCCGCCTCAAGGACCGCAAGGGCGCGGACCTGTGCCTGGGCATGACCCACGAGGAGGTCATGACCGAGATCGCGCGCAAGGAACTGCGCAGCTACAAGCAGTTGCCGCAAATCTGGTACCAGATCCAGACCAAGTTCCGCGACGAGGCCCGGCCCAAGAGCGGCCTGCTGCGCGTGCGCCAGTTCATCATGAAGGACTCCTACTCCTTCGACCTGGACGAGAAGGGCCTGGACGCCTCCTACCTGAAGCATTACGACGCCTACAGCCGCATCTTCGACCGCTCCGGGCTGCAGTACGTGGTGGTGGAGGCGCACTCCGGGGCCATGGGGGGCTCGCAGTCGCACGAGTTCATGGTGATGACCGACGCGGGCGAGGACCTGGTGGCCTCCTGCGCCGCCTGCCGCTACGCCGCCAACCTGGAGAAGGCCGCCTCGCGGCTGGATCCGGTGCAGGAGCTGGCGCCCACCAGCGACGGCAAGCCCGAGCTGGTCTCCACCCCCGGCAAGCGCACCATCGAGGAGGTCTCGAAGTTCCTGGGCGTCTCGCCCAAGAACAAGATCAAGACCCTGGCCCTGGTGGCCACCGAGGAGGAGCCCGGCAAGAAGCAGCCCAAGCAGCGCAACGTGATCGTGCTGCTGCGCGGCGACCATGCCCTCAACGAGGCCAAGCTGCAGACGGCGCTGGGCGGCATGCCCTTTCGCCCCATGCAGCCGGAGGAGATCGAGCAGGTGTTCGGCGCGGCCGCGGGCTTCATCGGCCCGGTGGGCCTGGCCGCGTACCAGGTGGACGCGCGCACCACGCCCACCCAGCAGATCCTGCTGGACGCGCTGCCCCTCATCCTGGCCGACGAAGCCCTGAAGGGGCGGCAGAACCTGATCACCGGGGCCAACAAGACCGACCATCACCTGCGCAATGTGACACCCGGGCGGGACTTCGGGGTCAGCCAGTGGGCCGACCTGCGCAGCGTCGCCGCCGGTGAGCCCTGTCCCAAGTGCGGCGAGCCCCTGCGCGTGGCCAAGGCGGTGGAGATCGGCCACATCTTCAAGCTGGGCTACCGCTACTCGCAGTCCATGGGGGCGGTGGTGCTGGACCAGGATGGTAAGGAGGTCACCCCCATCATGGGGAGCTACGGCATCGGGCTGGAGCGCATCCTGACGGCGGCCGTGGAGCAGAACCACGACGCCGAGGGCTTCTGGCTGCCCCGCTCCATCGCCCCCTTCGATGTGGTGGTCACGCCCACCAATCTGGGCGATGCGGCCGTGCTGCAGGCGGCGGTGCAGGTCGCGGGCACCCTGGAGCGCGCCGGCTACGACGTGCTACTGGACGACCGCGACGAGCGCCCCGGTGTCAAATTCAAGGACGCCGACCTGGTGGGGATACCCTTTCGGGTGACCGTTGGCAAGAAGGTGGTGGAGGGTAAAGTGGAGGTGCTGCGGCGCTCGACACGGGAATCCCAGGATGCTAGTATCAGCGAAATAGCGGGGGTCTTCCACAAGCTGCTCCAGGCTGCCGGGTAA
- a CDS encoding PBP1A family penicillin-binding protein, whose protein sequence is MKPKEAQRKPSAGRSRFTHALIKAGLAGFLLLGVAGLAVFSFFYVKYERIVDQRLKGRLFNNSARIYAAPPVVRVGEQITAAQVARELRLAGYAPEGQGESGLGTYQMLQDGIEVEPGPDSYHASEGARIHIADGQVQGILSLGRSPQPLSAYALEPQLVTALADNDQRSKRRLLRYDQIPKVMVDAVVAIEDRRFFQHSGVNYFRLVEAAWADLGQGNREQGGSTLTMQVARGFFLTPEKTVKRKLTEMLIAIILEQKLSKQQIFELYANQMDMGQRGSFTIRGFGEASRAYFNKDIKDLTVPEAALLAGLLQAPSYLSPYRHPDRALERRNLVLDGMLETGAITQEECERAKATPLKLAPPNVEASDAPYFVDLVHDTLLERFKEQDLSDHAYRIYTTLDPELQADAAEAVQYGMKIVDEQVKKLRTRRVKVGDRWETKVVPGPQAQVALLALDPHTGQVLALVGGRNYSVSQLNHAVASRPTGSAFKPFVYAAAINTALDGSQTVLTPASVVDDSPTTFTYGDQIYEPRNFGEKYLGPVPLTTALKLSLNNATVKVAEMVGYDKVAALARAAGIKSVEPTPAMAIGAYDAAPLDVAGAYTVFANGGLRLTPLLITSVRDAQGQPVAEFHSESTQVLDPRVAYVMTTMMAAVINSGTAAGVRGMGFTAPAAGKTGTSHDGWFAGYTSNLLCIVWVGYDDYSDLRLEGAHSAAPIWAEFMKRAIQHPEYRDVRGFSPPAGVVDVQIDKVTNRLATASCPDDYVAAFIAGTEPHDTCDNSSVSGVSGFFSRLLGLEPKPLPPAVVSDNNSSSQQASGQAAAPKKKGLFGKIAGFFKGGQPAPPTPTPSPSPSPADAGQGSQGKPR, encoded by the coding sequence GTGAAACCCAAAGAAGCGCAGCGCAAGCCCTCCGCAGGCCGGAGCCGGTTCACCCATGCCCTGATCAAGGCGGGACTCGCCGGTTTTCTGCTGCTGGGGGTGGCCGGGCTGGCGGTCTTTTCCTTCTTCTACGTCAAGTACGAACGCATCGTCGACCAGCGGCTGAAGGGGCGGCTGTTCAACAACTCCGCCCGCATCTATGCGGCCCCGCCGGTGGTGCGGGTGGGAGAGCAGATCACCGCCGCCCAGGTCGCCCGCGAACTGCGCCTGGCCGGCTACGCCCCCGAGGGCCAGGGAGAATCCGGTCTCGGCACCTACCAGATGCTGCAGGACGGCATCGAAGTCGAGCCCGGTCCGGACTCCTACCACGCCTCCGAGGGCGCGCGCATCCACATCGCCGACGGCCAGGTGCAGGGCATCCTCTCGCTGGGCCGCTCGCCCCAGCCCCTCTCCGCCTACGCCCTGGAACCGCAACTGGTGACCGCGCTCGCCGACAACGACCAGCGCAGCAAGCGCCGCCTGCTGCGCTACGACCAGATCCCCAAAGTGATGGTGGATGCCGTGGTCGCCATCGAGGACCGCCGCTTCTTCCAGCACAGCGGCGTCAACTACTTCCGCCTGGTGGAAGCGGCGTGGGCGGACCTGGGCCAGGGGAACCGCGAGCAGGGCGGCTCTACCCTCACCATGCAGGTGGCCCGCGGCTTCTTCCTCACCCCGGAGAAGACGGTGAAGCGCAAGCTCACCGAGATGCTGATCGCCATCATCCTGGAACAGAAGCTGAGCAAGCAGCAGATCTTCGAGCTCTACGCCAACCAGATGGACATGGGACAGCGGGGCTCGTTCACCATCCGCGGCTTCGGCGAGGCCTCCCGCGCCTACTTCAACAAGGACATCAAGGACCTGACCGTGCCCGAGGCGGCGCTGCTGGCCGGGCTGCTGCAGGCCCCCAGCTATCTTTCTCCCTACCGCCATCCCGACCGCGCCCTGGAGCGGCGCAACCTGGTGCTCGACGGCATGCTGGAGACCGGCGCCATCACCCAGGAAGAGTGCGAGCGCGCCAAGGCCACCCCCCTCAAGCTGGCCCCGCCCAACGTGGAGGCCAGCGATGCTCCCTATTTCGTGGACCTGGTCCACGACACGCTGCTGGAGCGCTTCAAGGAGCAGGACCTCAGCGACCACGCCTACCGCATCTACACCACCCTGGATCCCGAACTGCAGGCCGACGCCGCCGAGGCGGTGCAGTACGGCATGAAGATCGTGGATGAGCAGGTCAAGAAGCTGCGCACGCGGCGGGTCAAGGTAGGAGACCGGTGGGAGACCAAGGTGGTGCCCGGACCCCAGGCGCAGGTGGCGCTGCTGGCGCTGGACCCGCACACCGGGCAGGTCCTGGCCCTGGTGGGCGGGCGCAACTACAGCGTGAGCCAGCTCAACCACGCCGTCGCCAGCCGGCCCACCGGCTCCGCCTTCAAGCCCTTCGTGTACGCCGCCGCCATCAACACCGCGCTAGACGGCAGCCAGACCGTGCTCACGCCCGCGTCCGTGGTCGACGACTCGCCCACCACCTTCACCTACGGCGACCAGATCTACGAGCCGCGCAACTTCGGGGAAAAATACCTGGGGCCCGTCCCGCTCACGACCGCTCTGAAGCTGTCGCTCAACAACGCCACCGTGAAGGTGGCCGAGATGGTGGGCTACGACAAGGTGGCGGCGCTGGCGCGGGCCGCGGGCATCAAGTCGGTGGAGCCGACCCCGGCCATGGCCATCGGCGCCTACGATGCTGCCCCGCTGGACGTGGCCGGGGCCTACACCGTCTTCGCCAACGGCGGGCTGCGGCTCACGCCTCTGCTGATCACCTCAGTGCGCGACGCCCAGGGGCAACCGGTCGCCGAGTTCCACAGCGAGAGCACGCAGGTTCTGGACCCGCGTGTGGCCTACGTGATGACCACCATGATGGCGGCCGTGATCAACTCGGGCACGGCGGCGGGAGTGCGAGGCATGGGCTTTACCGCCCCAGCCGCGGGCAAGACCGGGACCTCGCACGACGGCTGGTTCGCCGGGTACACCAGCAACCTGCTGTGCATCGTCTGGGTGGGCTATGACGACTACAGCGACCTGCGCCTGGAAGGAGCGCACAGCGCCGCCCCCATCTGGGCGGAGTTCATGAAGCGGGCCATCCAGCACCCCGAATATCGCGACGTGCGCGGCTTCAGCCCGCCCGCAGGGGTGGTGGACGTCCAGATCGATAAGGTTACCAACCGCCTGGCCACGGCCAGTTGCCCCGACGACTACGTCGCCGCCTTCATCGCCGGGACCGAACCCCACGACACCTGCGACAATTCCTCGGTCAGCGGCGTCTCCGGCTTTTTCTCCCGCCTCTTGGGCCTGGAGCCGAAACCTTTACCCCCGGCCGTGGTGTCAGATAATAATAGTAGTAGCCAGCAGGCGTCCGGGCAGGCGGCGGCTCCCAAGAAGAAAGGCCTCTTCGGCAAGATCGCGGGCTTCTTCAAGGGCGGCCAGCCGGCTCCGCCCACCCCGACTCCCAGTCCGAGTCCCAGCCCGGCCGACGCGGGCCAGGGGAGCCAGGGTAAGCCTCGCTAG
- a CDS encoding tetratricopeptide repeat protein, which produces MKSRVVLVLALAALFLVVAPLAAAQQQPTTAIAPPQIRRVEPPPADATLAQLEQRGDELRTEKAYVDAIDYYRAALRKDPKNAVLFNKAGIAELQLARYREAKKDFERATKLKNDYAEAYNNLGVVYYIDRDYKKAIKIYQKALALQEATASFHSNLGTAYFERKEIDLAMKEYLRALELDPDIFERLSMAGVTAHLASPSDRAHYSYILAKMYAQAGNSDRCLLYLRRAKEDGYDKLSDVYKDDVFAQIRKDPRFADLMGEKTTVIPQ; this is translated from the coding sequence ATGAAGTCCCGCGTCGTCCTGGTGCTCGCGCTCGCCGCCCTGTTCCTGGTGGTGGCGCCGCTCGCCGCCGCCCAACAGCAACCCACGACCGCCATCGCGCCTCCGCAGATCCGCCGGGTGGAGCCGCCGCCCGCCGATGCCACCCTCGCCCAACTGGAGCAGCGCGGGGATGAACTGCGGACCGAGAAGGCCTATGTGGACGCCATTGACTACTACCGCGCCGCCCTCCGCAAAGATCCCAAGAACGCCGTGCTTTTCAACAAGGCCGGCATCGCCGAGCTGCAGCTGGCGCGCTATCGGGAAGCCAAGAAGGACTTCGAGCGCGCCACCAAGCTCAAGAATGATTACGCCGAGGCCTACAACAACTTGGGCGTGGTCTACTACATCGACCGCGACTACAAGAAGGCTATCAAGATCTACCAGAAGGCGCTGGCGCTGCAGGAGGCCACGGCCAGCTTCCACAGCAACCTGGGAACCGCGTACTTCGAGCGGAAGGAGATCGATCTGGCCATGAAGGAGTATCTGCGCGCGCTGGAGCTGGATCCCGACATCTTCGAGCGCCTCTCCATGGCGGGCGTGACCGCGCACCTGGCCTCGCCCAGCGACCGCGCTCACTATTCCTACATCCTGGCCAAGATGTACGCGCAGGCGGGCAACTCCGATCGCTGCCTGCTGTACCTGCGCCGGGCCAAGGAGGACGGCTACGACAAGCTGAGTGATGTCTACAAGGACGACGTCTTCGCCCAGATCCGCAAGGACCCGCGCTTCGCCGACCTGATGGGCGAGAAGACCACCGTCATCCCGCAGTAG
- a CDS encoding HAD hydrolase family protein, whose amino-acid sequence MSKPRAKKIKLLLFDVDGVMTDGTIWFFPAPPGVPAANREPALGEDGKPVLAAPSRAFLEAKGFHAHDGTGITLARLGGLKTGLITKRISETVALRARDLRMDYVCQGVEDKVDALEEILKKERMTAAEVAYVGDDVIDLPVMRRCGLAVAVPNAREEVKDEAHIITDHRGGEGAVRDAVEYILQAQGKWHEVVEGYVAARSGRRS is encoded by the coding sequence ATGTCCAAGCCGCGCGCCAAGAAGATCAAGCTGTTGTTGTTCGACGTCGATGGGGTGATGACCGACGGCACCATCTGGTTCTTTCCCGCACCGCCGGGCGTGCCGGCGGCGAACCGCGAGCCGGCGCTGGGCGAGGACGGCAAGCCTGTCCTGGCGGCGCCCAGCCGGGCCTTCCTGGAGGCCAAGGGGTTCCACGCCCACGACGGCACCGGCATCACCCTGGCGCGGCTGGGCGGGCTCAAGACCGGGCTCATCACCAAGCGCATCTCCGAGACCGTGGCCCTGCGCGCCCGCGACCTGCGCATGGATTACGTCTGCCAGGGCGTGGAGGACAAGGTGGACGCGCTGGAGGAGATCCTGAAGAAGGAGCGGATGACCGCCGCCGAGGTCGCCTATGTCGGCGACGACGTGATCGACCTGCCGGTGATGCGGCGCTGCGGGCTGGCCGTAGCCGTGCCCAACGCCCGCGAGGAGGTCAAGGACGAGGCCCACATCATCACCGATCACCGCGGGGGCGAAGGCGCGGTGCGCGATGCCGTCGAGTACATCCTGCAGGCCCAGGGCAAGTGGCACGAGGTGGTGGAAGGCTACGTGGCCGCCCGCTCGGGCCGCCGCTCATGA
- a CDS encoding DinB family protein, protein MPRRPDPQTALRQHLLYLLGGGGAHLSFEKAVAHLPASARGRRPDNMPHSPWEILEHLRLAQWDILEFSRDARHVSPDWPAGYWPKGAAPPSPAGWEKSVRRFGADRKAMARLVADPKTDLYARIPHGDGQTILREALLLADHNAYHLGELVTVRRLLGAWRD, encoded by the coding sequence ATGCCCCGAAGACCGGATCCGCAAACCGCTCTGCGTCAGCACCTCCTTTACCTGTTGGGCGGCGGCGGGGCTCACCTGAGTTTCGAGAAAGCTGTCGCCCACCTGCCCGCGAGCGCGCGCGGCCGCCGGCCCGACAACATGCCGCACAGTCCCTGGGAGATCCTCGAGCACCTGCGCCTCGCGCAGTGGGACATCCTGGAGTTCAGCCGCGACGCCAGGCATGTCTCTCCCGACTGGCCGGCAGGCTACTGGCCGAAGGGCGCTGCCCCGCCCTCCCCGGCGGGCTGGGAGAAGAGCGTGCGCCGCTTTGGCGCCGACCGGAAGGCCATGGCACGTTTGGTGGCGGACCCCAAAACGGATCTCTACGCGCGCATCCCCCACGGCGACGGCCAGACCATCCTGCGCGAGGCGCTGCTGCTGGCCGACCACAACGCCTACCATCTGGGCGAGTTGGTGACGGTGCGCCGCCTGCTGGGAGCTTGGCGCGATTAG